In the Silene latifolia isolate original U9 population chromosome 1, ASM4854445v1, whole genome shotgun sequence genome, AGGACAACTGCGGCGGGCTTATCATCCTTTGCCTGCAAAAAAAATACAACAAAAGGACATTGGTAAATCAACAAAACCTCTCAAATGCCTTCTTAATCTGAAGAACGAAAACAAGAGAAAGAACGCACGTACCATATCAGAAGCTAAAGCACCTAAACCATTTGCTGCATTTGATGAGCAATCACGACTGGCAGTTTTTTCTTCAAGGAAGCTAGAATCACCCATAGGCTCATTGTTGCTGTCAGAGCCACCACCAAGGACTGTAGTCACAACAGTAGTCTGGGCACGATTATTTTCAGCACACCTAGTTGATTGCGTCGTTTCAGCTAAATTAGGCTTTGGTATCGGCGAATTGTTATCATTTTCCAAAACTGAGGGTTCTGATGAGATTTTGCCTAAATtattacttaactcttgcttcaaACTACTTGACAATTTTGGTTGAGCCACAATCTCAGAGGATTTAGAGTTCTCCACCTGCTTCACAAACAATCCAGACTGAATAGCCTCTTTCGTATTCTTTTCAGCAGCACCATGATTAATACTAGGAACGGCACTTGATACATTTCGCATAGTTTGGAGCAAGTTTTCCTTCTGTACCATGGCCATTGCTTTCTTCGAAACAAACTTCTTCCTATCACGTACATAAAACAGCATATATGCTTTTTGCTCCATGACCATCCTCTCACTCACTTGAATAACCTTCATTATCAAATCATGAAAAAGAGATTCAGATGAGCCATTTGACACAGCATCTAACAATACACATTAATTGAACTAACACAGTTCTTCATTTGAGAAACAAATGTTAAAGATATGAAGGAGGAAAGATAAATACATGTGTAACCACGAGTAACCATACTTGATGGTCCAGATAAGCCTAAAAAGTTAGAGCGCGAGAAAAACTAATATATTTATGGGCTATGCTACTTGGCTCCTGCACTTATTCTGCATACAAAACTTCTTGCACACTAATATATTTACACTTCATAATAGGTCAAAACATGAAAAGTTGTCCGAGAATAAAGTGTCAATCACCGATTACTTGCTAGtatttccagaaacttgatatatTCTAATCATTACTTTCTGGGAAAAAAAACATTAGGAAAAGGAAGCTTTGCATGTATTTGTCAAAAATGAGGCCATGGGAGACAACATAAACAGCTAAGAACTAACACTGTGTATTTGTCAGAAATGAGGCTATGGAAACAACGTAGACAACTAAGAACCAAGGAGGCGTTTCGTAAGTGGTaataaggaaagggaaagggaatgaAACAGCTTCTTTCCCTTTGTTACTGTTTGTTTGACACGTTATTCCATTCCCTTTCACCAATTTTCAGAATGGGTTTACCCCAAATCACTCTAATTTGATTCCCCACCCCCCTAAGGGTTTCCTATACCCTTTCCCTACTCGCTCCATACACCACCGCTTAACCACCTACACCACCCATCAACAACTATCATGGACACCCACGACCACCTATCATGCCGGGACCATTACCAATGTTCTCACCAGTGTGCCCACCCCCCGTGGCCATTACCGGCGAGACCACCATGTGCCATTCATGCCCTCTTTGAACCCACCACCACCTTGTCAAAATCCTCACCCATAAACCCCAACCACCATTTCCACTCACGAAAATCCCTCCCCCGCCCACGAAACCTCCTTTACAACCCTGCAAAACACCAGGAGAGTGAATATGGGTGTTTCATGAATGGGGATGGGGATTTCGTGGGTTAGAGTGGTGGTTGAGGGGGATTTTGATGATCTTGGCAACGGGGTTGTTGGATTACGATGATGTTGGCGATGGGTCAACAACGACATGGGATTATTGCCGGCGACGTGGGTTGTTGACATATGAAAGGTGGTGGCGGGAGATGGTAGTGTTTGTAGACAGTGGTGGTCGTAGGGGTTGAAGATGCTATTTTCATTATAAGAAACATAGGGGTGATTCCATTCCTTTCCCTTTGTTTCCCCTCAAAACTAACACATATGATGAACCTTTTTCAAATAACAGCCGCATTTGGCCACAGGCTATTATATTAGGTCCAGCACAGCCCATACCAAATTCTTGTAACAAAaatatcatttttttttcaatggCTTCCGGCCTCCAATATACACCCATGCTCAACACTCGCAGCAAAATCTGAGAAATGTGAGTTACTCCAGTCGTAAAAATGGTAAGATTTTTCTTGAGCTACGTATAAGGAGTAATCCTTAAAAACTAGCATATTCTAGTTGCTCCGCTTGCTAGAGGAACAGTTGAAAGCGGAATCAAGTACGCTGATAAGCACTATAGGCAGAACTGTTCCATCACAGCCTAGTACATTATGAAGTTAACTCAATACAGTCTCCAAAAAAACTGATGTCCATGACCAACCGTTATGGACACAAGTATAAGCCCTACTTGTTCGCCGTAGCATTATAAATCCATCCATAGCATCAGTACAAAGCTATTGGTCAGGTAACTCAGGTTAGGGTACTGCAACAGGTGACTTGTATGCCTTCATGTTGGTTAAATTACAGATGGCCAAACGCCCAGATGCAAACAATACTTGATTGATGTAGTTTCTTTTCGTAGCCATCCAGCAATAAAATATTCCACATTGACTATAAACTTATCTACACGCTTTGACTTCAAATCAGATATCCGACACCCCCACTGTTAAACAGGACAAAGCCCTCGACACTGTACTTTACTCGCACAAGATTATTTTTTTTCAGAGAAAAAGCTGTGTCCAACACTCAATCTTGTGTTGCATCAAATAGCAAGCAAATGAGTCCTATATAATTACAAGACACTGTCACATAAATCGAGATTTCATGTTCCTTGCGGCTACGGAAAAGCTGTCAAAAATATCATACCATATCTGATTGACATTTATGTTTACATTCACGAGAAAAAATGTCTATCTGAAGTCTTGCACTATAAACCGGCCTGCGCCTCAAGATTGCCATGCTCCCAAATTGGTTGATTAGAAAAGTCCAACATTAGTCTGAGGTTCAGCATAAAACACATGCCTGAACTTTAATCCTTTAATCAGTTACATCCGAGCGCAGGAAAATATGGGATCTCCATGCAGTACCAAGCATGTTTGGCCTTTGGTCCCTAGCAATATTGTCCCTTATTACATGTCAAAAAGCTTCTAGCTTTAACAAGTAAGTTGCTGCCTTGGTGGGTGACGTAATGGAAAATAATTATGAACATCATTTAGTAGTTCCCAAGAAGAAACAAAGCTCTTTCCACCAACGGTACAAGCCTAAATATGCCCAACTAAATTATGTGAACTACCATACATATTAGTTGAAATATAAAGACAATGATTTTACTTGAATCAACAAAGTAAAAAAGATCAAATAGCAGACAAAAACTATGTTTAACCACCAGAGGGAATTGCAGGCTAGGAGGATGAGACATACCCTGTTGTCATCCAGTGAGTACCACAAACCATTTGATGTGCGGACAAAGCAATAATAGTGACCAGAATGTGTGCTATAACCAGCGTGAACCAGAACTCCATATAGTGTATATGTCAAATCACCCTCCTGCAATGTCGAAAATTAAAGTATAATTCAGACATAATTGTTAATGCTTAATCTAGATTGTCCAACAATAAGATTAAAGCTAAAGTGGGACTCCAAAAAGTTCAAGATCTATTGATAACTTCTGTTTGGCACGTCTAGATTGCAGACAAAAGCCCTTCTAGCAACATTCTAAAATGACTCTACACTCGTATAGTTGAAAAGGTCATATATAATCTTTCAGGATTAGGTTACATATAATAGGACGGAAGGAATGTATTTTAAAGATATTAATTAGGCTTGTAAGAGAGGAAATTGGCCCCTTGATTTCCCTTCAAGCCGATTTGCTTTTATATTCCAAAGGAAAACTTCCCTTCCTTTTACACTCCAACTCCTCCATGCAAACAAGGGATTAACCTCCTCAACTACTTCTTCTCGAAGCCAAGAGTATGGAAGTAAGGGGCCAAAATGTGTACTTTGTTTTACTCTGTGGAAAACTCGGGTGGATTTCAGATGACTTGCATCAAATACTGTGTGGAGGAATATGACGGACTACTAATTTACAGTATACTGAAGTGCAGACATGAGCCATTGCGCTTTAAGTTTATTTCGTTTCAAAGTCCAAGAATAAGGAGTCTTTTAAGGGTGCGCAAATCTAGCTCCGGGACGAAAAAATGGACCGGACTggaccatttggtctggaccGAAACCCGAGCAAATTCTTttaggtccggtcctcggtcTACATTTTTTAGGTTTCGGTCCGGTCCAAGACCTGTTAATTTACGTCCGGACTAAATGGACCAGATTTTAAGTTTTCAAAGACTCGTCATTAAAATATCATAAAACAAATGATCATTTAATCTTTGAAAGACcttataaattaatattaaacaATTATTTAATTAAAAGCAATTGTCTAATTATTCAATGCAATTGATTTAGCGGAAATTAAATGTATTTATCATATACGAATTAGTGAAAAAAATAGTTTAGGTCCCATTTCGGTCAAAGACTGGACCGGACCAAATATTTCGGGTTCGGACGGTCCAAGGCCGAAAATTTTAGGTCCGGTCCTTGGTCGATGAAAATTTTATTTTCGGTCTTTGGTCCGGTCAGGTTTTGGGCCGATGCTCAGCCCTAGTTTTTACATGTTCAGAGAGTACAATATAAGAAAGTAAATTTATTCACTAACCTTTCtacttttatattattattaaataatgaTTTCACCATTATCGAAACAATTTTTATATGCTGCTCCGTATAAGAGTAAAGATACAACACAGTGAAGGACGCACAAATATATATCTTTATTTAATGTAGACTAAACAGACATTCAGATTGTACCAGGCTGGATATTAGAACATAGAGTGAAGAGAACATACATATTCTCCAGTAACAAAAGGCTTTAGATCCAATGTAGGGCCAAATTGAACTTTCTTGTCAATCTTTTGCCCCGAAAAGTGCGATCGAAAACGCTTCAGATGAATAGTAAGGACATAAGGTGCTCTGGAAACCGTGAGCTGTTTGAGAGCCTTGACTTTATGCTTGCACTTTTCACATTTGTACTGCCTCTCTCCACCATCAAGTTGCTCAGGGGCAGTGAAATTCTTAAGAGCCTTATGCAGCGAATCTGCCTTGACTATTTCAAGGCTTAAATCTAAAAATGGATCAAATGTATTGGAGCAATGGGAACACTGCAAGCATTTCACCTGCAAATACCATATTGAATTAGATAGAATCTCTAACGTACTCCATATTGCAATAAGGTTAAAAATTCTGAAGGATAAAAAACGAGGTTATTTCCagatttccaatggagccaaagactcattactctttggttttggattatgatggagtaaagcaaaatggctcactaaagtggttgtgcgtctttctcttgtgaagtaggagtccttcgatgcagttctcgacgcaattttcattttgggtcattcggaaacagcctctttgtgtttctaacacaagggtaaggctgcgtacatccgaacCCCCTTTACCcagcaatttgcgggagccattgaggcactggggtaatgttgttgttgataAAAAATGAGGTTCACCAATAGATTAATTCCTGTGTAAATGTGCTTCACCAACTCGCTTAAGAATATAATGATATTTACCTGACTTCGTAAGCGGCCCCCAAATATCCTGTGAACTAAACTTTTTTCATATGCCCCAGGTGACTCAGCTTGGACTCCTGAAGGTAAGCAACATTTGTGCATTGATTCCAGCAAATGAATCATGAACTCATGTGCATCTTCTTGTCTTGCATTTCGAAAGTTACGAGATATGGCTTGATACGAGGTCAAGGAGCGTAAATTACACAATATACTTCAAAGTTAAAAGCAATAGCTACCCCCTCAGTCACAAATTATTTACAGACTAACAAGAACAAATATAACAAAAACGGCAGGTCAATAAcacaacaattaaaaaataaattaaaaaaacacATTATCTTAGTGCCTGAAGGGATCTCACAAATGGCGGGGAAGAGTAGGGAGCGGGGGGGTTAAACTGCCGTAGAGGTTGTGTCTTAACGACCAAAACGAAATTTGCATCTTAGGACTTCTACTTCAGTGCTTCACAGCTAAAGAAGTGCAATCAGTTTGGTGAACCATTTTGTTTTATTCCATCATTATCCACAACCAAAGAATAATGAGCCTTTGGCTCTATTGAAGATGTTAAAAGCAAATAACGGAGACATGAGTAAAGAAAAATATTTGGCTTGGGAGTTGAGAGTAAATCAAGATAGAATTAGCATCTAATAAACTAGGATTATTAACCAAACATGGGAACAACATAAAACCAGCTAAAGAGGTTAAGATTAGTAAATTCACAGCCCACAGAAATTTTTGCTATAGACAATCAAACTCCACGTAAATTTATCTGAGAAGAAAAATTCTAAGACACAATAAATGACAGCTAAAACACTAAAGCAATCTTTAAATTCAATGGAAGGCATAACGTCGAAGCAAAAAATACAAAAGCTAGAAAAGAAGATAAAGGAATGCAGAATATAGTAAAGCGATCAATCAGCAATAAAGTTGTAATGGATACATCTCAAGTGTGAAACAAGATCTTTTGGTGCTAAACTTCTCCCAGAAGCTTGAAGGGCACGACTAATATGTTTCTGAATGGCACATAAAGCACAGAAACCGGCAACCCGACCTtcaaagagaaaaaagaaaaatcaatcaACGAGATACATTCTTGCACGAAAAGAAAATTGATAGTCCAAAGTTCTACAAACAAATCTAACCAAATTTCATGAACAGGCAAGGAATATCTTGCATACTCGCTTAAAAGTTGCAATATACAACTGTTAGCTGATTACtaataaaagaagaaaagaaaatgacTGCAAGTCAATGGACCTTCAATATATAGCTTCAAACGAAGTAAACCTATCATCATAGACATAAAACAAGACCCCAATTTCCCCCACCAACGTAGTTTACTTCACTGTATTAAACCACAGGTACCAAGTTTGCACAGACCACACCCTCAATTGCTGAAAGCTGTCACGCCAAGAATTAACTGGTTTTCTAGTTACGGTATTAACATTGTAAATGAAGATGAGCCATTATATCGTTCATTGACTGGAATATTATTGGCCCCAACAAGTTGGCAagttaaataataaaatatttcCACTTTACTGTTAGTAGCGGTCGGCAGAAACTATAATGGGCCAATGATACAATTTCAAAACGTTGTTTATTATGAACTCTATTACAATACTCACTAGTCCATTATGCTAGGTGCTCCCGTGCCCAATATGCTTACTTTACCCCAATGAAAACAAAATACTCTACAATGTCGAAAACGCAAAAAAGTGGTGTCTATTTCCATCTCGGTGATCCTTACAGAATAAATTGATCATTCTATAGTCCTAATGTTTCTTAATACACAGTATAAATGAGTTGCATGATTCTTACAACAATTGTTCTGTCATTATTTCCATGGTTATGTTCCACTTTCAAACAATAACCCTAAGTAGGATAGATACACAACAACAAGAATATTACTCCCCAACATAACAAGGGCTATCACCTATGGCAGGGTAAGGGAAGGTCATGCATAAATAGAAAAGTTATATACAGATGGTCCTTAAATGATATTGTCTCAAAATCGTATTGATTAACTAAAACTTTCACCATACAAGAAGTGCAAAAGGTAATTTTCTTTATTTCATGTTATAAATGAAATACATTATTTTCCTTGATCCCCTCTGTAAACCAACACTCCTCACATAGTCACACAAGCAACCAATTAACACGCTTCATGAGAATCTTAACCGAAATGAATATGTATGACTCTATCTCTATTAAAGTCTTGCAGACGGGAGAATGTGCTATCATTCACGAGTTGCATTGATTCTTCATACTTGGTTTTGGCACGTTTTTAGGAGAGACAAAATGCAAGTACATTGCACAAATGTCCCGATCAAATTTTTACCAGAGGAAAGAAAAAGAACGTAATGCAACATTTTTTTGAAAAAAAGGTAGTGTTCTGATTCAGAATGATACTAATACCACCACCTCTACTTCTTCactaaaaccaaaaaaaaaaaaacagggaaGCCACCAACAACAGCATAGTGAAGCACAAAACCACACTGCAAGTTTTGCATCCTAGCTGAAAAGAAAATGATAGAGACACTCACAAGTGTTCTCGTGCTTGCCATTCTGCAAATAGCCTACCAAGGGCTCCGTGTAAGTGAGACATTGTATAACTGCATTCAGAAAACATGTATTCCCAAGATTCTCCAATCCCGCACCCTGTTAGAAGGTCCGTGAACAAGCATCAgagttaaaaaaaaaacattgcaAAATGTCAAAAGAAAATCAGCCACAATACGCATGACACACTTCCATTTATTGGAAAAAGTACGCCctccattccctttttgttgtcccctcTTTTACCTTAATTTATCCAAATTAATTGTCTTTTTTTCTAAATTTAATAAGGAAGGAGGACATCCAATATCGCCCCTTGTTAATTAAATGACACTCCCTCAATCAAAATAACATTGTCCTCATTCTCTTTAATTCAGGAgataaagttgttattttaccACTTCTCCTTATAAAGTTCCCAAAAAggaaatgggaacaataaaaaatgCAATACAGGGAGTATTTTTTTCGACACAATGATCGAAGTAGTCAGGTTATAGCATGAGATGAAGCCAAAACATCCTACAGCCGCACTAGCTTGTGATTATCATCAGGAAGTGCACGGAGAGCCATCGTTTTCAAAAGAAGCAGAAGCAAAAATGATCAAACTTGAAGAGTATTATAATCAGAAAAGGCACAACAACAGAGTATGTACTCCGTATAATTTTAGTGCAAGAATTGAACTTTACCAAAAAAAAGATCAAACTTGGGGATTGAAACACCGTAACAGCTACATATACCGATGGGAAAACGCAGAACAAAGCTAACTGATGTAAATAGGAAAAAAAATCGACAAAATGCGGAAACAAAAATGCATTTACCACAATCAAACACAATTATAAATCGACATAATCCATCTTATCCAGATAAAATTCTACGCAATTTCCAACCATCattcgaaacaaaaaaaaaaaatcaaaacaataaTAGAATGCGGTGAGCTTACAATTCGACGCAACGGCATTCGAAATGCGAGAACCGCATCCTCGAAGAAATCGGTAGTGTCAACCAATCTAGAATTGAACGACGACGAAGACGAAGGTTGTTGAGAACAAGGAACAAGCGTAGATTTAATATATGAATTAGGGTTTAATGTTTCTAGCTTGAAATTAGGGTTAACATTTGGGGAAAAAGATTGAGGCTTTCTAGCCAAATGAAACTCCACTTTCCGCAACGACGGCGTCGTTTTATCCACGGATGGCTCCGATGCGGCTGCCATGGAGAGAGACAGAGGGACGTCGAGTGGAAGGAGACAGTGTGGAGACTGCCAAACTAATCACTAGGTTTCAAATAGTGATGCTAACCTACCAAGTTATAACCCGGAGAAAGTATGTCGGGTTGAATCACTCGgtttcatttttttgtttttgtcaacttTCCTTATTTAGACATACCGGGTGGTATTAGCGCGTTTGGTTCGCGcatgggtatgagtttggaattAGGAATCATAGCGgggtggtatgggtttggaacttgATTTCTCATACCttgtttttgtttcaattttgatTGGAATTGAGTTGAACAtaatcaaaattaaaaaaaaaataaagggtgttgattttcgcagtacgcatTTTACTCATCTCAGTACGCTTATGACAATTCTACCCTTCTCATTACCCTCTCATTTCTCCATCTATCTTAATTCTCATCTATCTCTTCTTATTTTCTCTCCGACCTACCACCGCCGTCAACCATCGCTATATAACACCGCCGTCAATCACAACCCTATATCACCGCCATAAACCATCGTTGTCATCAAACATCACCGCCCTATACCATCTCCCCACCTTCGTCTCACCATCTATATTACTAAGTGTTGATTTCGACATTGAAGTAGTAAATCATaatcagaaaataaacaataaacatTGATTGAACTACCACGGTTGTCAAACATAGTTCATTGATTTAGTAATTTAAGTAATTAATTTAGAAAGGTCATTGTCAAAGGGGAACAAGAAGCGTCATCGGTCGTTGTCGACATCGGGTATTGTGAGAAGATGACAAAGAGACAACAAAAAGGGTTGCTCGTCGGCGAAGAGGATTGTCGACGGTGGTCGGCGTCTGCAACGA is a window encoding:
- the LOC141602722 gene encoding uncharacterized protein LOC141602722, whose translation is MAAASEPSVDKTTPSLRKVEFHLARKPQSFSPNVNPNFKLETLNPNSYIKSTLVPCSQQPSSSSSFNSRLVDTTDFFEDAVLAFRMPLRRIGAGLENLGNTCFLNAVIQCLTYTEPLVGYLQNGKHENTCRVAGFCALCAIQKHISRALQASGRSLAPKDLVSHLRSISRNFRNARQEDAHEFMIHLLESMHKCCLPSGVQAESPGAYEKSLVHRIFGGRLRSQVKCLQCSHCSNTFDPFLDLSLEIVKADSLHKALKNFTAPEQLDGGERQYKCEKCKHKVKALKQLTVSRAPYVLTIHLKRFRSHFSGQKIDKKVQFGPTLDLKPFVTGEYEGDLTYTLYGVLVHAGYSTHSGHYYCFVRTSNGLWYSLDDNRVIQVSERMVMEQKAYMLFYVRDRKKFVSKKAMAMVQKENLLQTMRNVSSAVPSINHGAAEKNTKEAIQSGLFVKQVENSKSSEIVAQPKLSSSLKQELSNNLGKISSEPSVLENDNNSPIPKPNLAETTQSTRCAENNRAQTTVVTTVLGGGSDSNNEPMGDSSFLEEKTASRDCSSNAANGLGALASDMAKDDKPAAVVLPDSITQETITQETIASKAFKNEKVRKVRLKEKRVDKLLSGGDLLRRGPVKKISKSRAVGMHLSTKMLYFAAVSLRKRKKSKKMKQQSKLNLPEKLLNEEGLPANTTSVVALASSGVEISYSLSGSTDSGMAVNGSCSREGQKDASKEFQKNSSCNSSVGKLDEVLNSRIKSNQAVLASVKLSKETISMETQCNDGDVSFAEKQNLPPQNGVLVETTGWGGIEFPSKNAEDNVPEVVTIGHVPDEWDEEYDRGKRKKVRGLRNDFSGPNVFQEIASKKAKLKAKTGQRISSINEPFRI